The Aureimonas populi genome includes the window GGCACGTCCACGCGCATGAAACGGCCGGGACACTGCGCGAAGAGGAGGGAAAGGAGGTCGCGCGCCTCCTCGCCGCTGCGCGCGACGACCGGGCCGGCCATCGCCCCGCGCCCGAAGGGCCGAAGCGCCGCGAAGCCGCCGCCCTTCGCCACGGCGATGCGCCCGGCCGAGGCGAGGCGCGCCAGGAGCGCGGTGCGGTCCACGCTCGTGGCCTCCCGGTCTATGGCGGCAAGACGCGCGATGTCCGGGACGGGATCGAAGGCGACGGCCCCGCTCGGCGCGCCGGGCGGGGCCGCGAGGATGCCTTGGTGCTGGCACACCGCGCCCCGCGCTTGGAAGCCAAGTTTTTCGTAGAGCGGCAGTCCCTCCGCCGTCGCGACGAGGCGGCATTCCCGGTCTCCCGCGGCCTCCAGCACCGCCGCCATCAGCCGGCGCCCGAGCCCGCGCCCCCGCATGGCGGAATCGACGATCACCATGGCGATGGCGGCCGCATCCTCGCCGAACGGCACCATGAGCGCCGTGCCGAGGACGCATCCTCCGCGTGTTGCGGCCACGCCGCGCCCGAGCGACAGGACGAGGTCCCAATCCTCCGCCCGATGGGGCCAGCCCTCGGCGCGCGACAGCGCAACCGCTCCTGCCAGATGGGCGGGGGTGAAGTCGCAAAGCTCGATCGCGTCCATCCCGGCATTCTCCCGTCGCGGTTCGCAGAGAGCAATAGCCCGGCGGGCGCAGGGGATCGTTGCGAGGAACAGAGGCGCTCGACATCTTCGCCTTTGCGCGCGCGGCCCCGCCGCA containing:
- a CDS encoding GNAT family N-acetyltransferase, translated to MDAIELCDFTPAHLAGAVALSRAEGWPHRAEDWDLVLSLGRGVAATRGGCVLGTALMVPFGEDAAAIAMVIVDSAMRGRGLGRRLMAAVLEAAGDRECRLVATAEGLPLYEKLGFQARGAVCQHQGILAAPPGAPSGAVAFDPVPDIARLAAIDREATSVDRTALLARLASAGRIAVAKGGGFAALRPFGRGAMAGPVVARSGEEARDLLSLLFAQCPGRFMRVDVPEEAGLGPWLEERGLAPVGGGIAMRRAERPANGAGGFKLFALASQALG